From a region of the Candidatus Tanganyikabacteria bacterium genome:
- a CDS encoding TetR/AcrR family transcriptional regulator, translating into MTSHAAPVSRRKAKKDEWRRQIAHAAVTLFEEKSFGATTMDEIAAAADVSRPTVFNYFARKEDIPEFFMGWMLEDRVAARLDGWTALPPQDALRSCLVALATIFADFRETSRTFHMLRMQEGRKEFLPPPGHPMHRVMACLDGWIEAGQAAGTFRRDFRAREMAPHLCIGLFASTYGLWMLGEYGDAPYPAVLERHFDLLIGGLSG; encoded by the coding sequence ATGACGAGCCATGCCGCGCCGGTGTCGCGGCGGAAGGCCAAGAAGGACGAGTGGCGCCGGCAGATAGCGCACGCGGCGGTCACGCTCTTCGAGGAGAAGAGCTTCGGGGCTACCACCATGGACGAGATCGCCGCCGCGGCCGACGTCAGCCGGCCCACGGTCTTCAACTACTTCGCCCGCAAGGAAGACATCCCGGAGTTCTTCATGGGCTGGATGCTCGAGGACCGCGTCGCGGCTCGCCTGGATGGCTGGACGGCACTCCCGCCCCAGGACGCCCTGCGTTCGTGCCTGGTCGCCTTGGCCACCATCTTCGCGGATTTCCGCGAGACTTCCCGCACCTTCCACATGCTGCGCATGCAGGAGGGCCGCAAGGAGTTCTTGCCGCCGCCCGGCCACCCCATGCACCGGGTCATGGCGTGCCTGGACGGCTGGATCGAGGCGGGGCAGGCCGCGGGGACCTTCCGCCGGGATTTCCGGGCGCGCGAGATGGCGCCGCACCTGTGCATCGGGCTGTTCGCCTCCACTTACGGCCTGTGGATGCTGGGCGAGTACGGCGACGCGCCGTATCCGGCCGTGCTGGAGCGGCACTTC